In Haladaptatus cibarius D43, the sequence CTGTCGTTGTCGAACTGGAGTTCGACAACGACGGAACGACCGGATTGGTTCGAATCGCCGTCGGAACCTATCTTTTCGTTCCGCTCCGCGCGAACGTCGGCGACGGAGAGGTCGTCAACCAGCGGGCCGAACAGTTCGTGTTCGTACCTGTCGGAGAGTTTGAGGCCGACGACTGGGACGAGCCTGACGAGATAGTACACCGCCACGATGGCCAACTTCCCCACCAGATACAGCCACATCGAGCCGAAATTTGGTTCGGATTTCGGTTAAACGTTCCTGCCGATGGAAAAACGATATGATACTATCTGTCGTACTGTCACGAATGGACGCCCAAACCTTGACCGCCGGAAACGGTGCGGTGGTTCGAATCGCCCTCTATCTGCTGGTTTTCTGGCCGACCGTCGGCTACTACGTCTACTGGGATTCAGTCCGACGCGAGCAAAATCGTCCGATTGCGCGAGGTATCGCCGTCGGCTTTCTCGGCCTCGCGGGACTCATGCTGTACGTGTTTCGGCGAGATTACTCCAATCGATAGCGAAGCAGGGCCGCGATTCCGCCGAGGTTCGACAACTGCTCGCCCGGCGCGAACTCGTGGGAAAAGACAGTCACGTCCCCGCCTTTCCTCTCTACGTCGGTGATGACCTCGTTCACGTCGATTGCCCACTCGCCGCCCGCTTCGTCCTCGCCGAGCGCGCCGCGCTCCTTTCGGAGGCGTTCGTCTAGCACGAGCAGCCGCTCGACCGCACCGAAGTCGGCGGCTTTCGCCACCTCCTCGATACCGTAGGCGGCTTTCGCACCCTCCGCCATTCGCCGCATCAGTTCGTCGATGAGTTCCGCTTCTTCGCCGATTCGCGTCTCCTCTTGCACCTCGGCGACGGCACCGCGTTTCAACACTTCGTGAACACCTCTGTCGCCGACCGCACTCACGTCTACTTGCGTGATGAGGTCGGTCAAATCGGAATAGTTCTCCGCGATATGGTCGTAGGCGTCCTGTTTCGTGAACCCCGGCCCGGCGAGGATGATGGCGTCCACGTCGAGATGGGACAACGCCGACCCCAACTGGTCGAACAGTTCGGTTCGGCCACCCGCGTACTCGCCTTTGCCGGTCGTTCCGCTGAACGAGGTGTACTCGTCGGCACCGTACTGCGCGACGGTGTGAATGTGGGCTTGGCCTTCCTCGACGGTGGCGATGACGACGTCCGGATTTTCGGTCGCCTCGACGGCGTCGTCCAGTCTGTCCAACTGGTCGCGTTTCCACACCTTCGCAATGGAAATCTTCTCACGTTCTTCGACGTTTACCGTGTGATGCAACCCCAACTGGTCTTCTCTCGAACAGTCCGTGATGATGCCGCCGACGCGGACGCGGTTGGCGAATCGGTGGAACTCCACGTCCTCCACGTCGAGCGTGATGTGCATGTGTTCTCGCTCGCCGCCCGTATCTCGCATCTGGTCGTCCGCGCGCTGGATACGCCGGGTCGTGTCGCCCGTGACGCTGTCGCCCGGTTCGAGGAGATAGGTGAGATGCCAGAGGTCGTCCAAACTCTCGGGAACGAGCGTAATTTGCTCGCGATTCCCGTCGAGGGACGTTCGGTCGTGTATCTGCATGGTTAGAACTGTGTGTTCCGATGATAAGTGCCCTGCTATTCGGAGCGTTCGGTCGTGCATTTTGGAAGTTATCAGACAGGCTTAAATGCGACCCATCTGATATCCCATCTGGTATGTTAGAAGACGCATTATCGTATCCGACGAAGGGGGACAACGGCCTCGCACGACTACTCATCGGTGGTGCCCTGATGCTGTTCTCTCTTTTCATCATTCCCGGACTTATTGCGATGGGCTACGTCATCGAGACACTGGCCGCCGTTTCGCGTGGCGAAGAAGAGCTTCCGGCGTTCGAGGATTGGGGTAACCTGCTCATGTTGGGTCTGAAATCGTTCGTCGTCAACCTCGCCTACACGATTGTCCCGACTCTTATCATCATCGTGTCGATCGTCGTCGGACTTAGCGGCGCAGGCAGCACGGACACGAGCGGATTAGGTGCCGGTTTGGGTATCGTCTCCCTCGTCGGCGTGCTGGTTGGATTCCTTCTCTCGTTGCCAATTGCGTACATCATTCCGGCGGCGTACACGAACCTCGGGCGAACCGGGAAGATGGGTTCGGCATTCGACTTCGGGACGCTCAAACCAGTCGTGACCACCAAGAAATACTTCTTCGGTGCGCTGTTTTCGTTCTTCATCCTCATGGCGGTCGGCGTCGTGTTTTCCATCGTCTCCATCTTCACCTTCGGCCTCGGCTACGTGTTCTACCCGTTCGCCATGTTCTGGGTTTATCTCGCCGGAAGCTACATGTTCGGCCTCGCATTCAAAGAGACGACACAAAGCCAGCAAAACCAGCCACCGGAAACGAACGCATCGTTCACAAACTAAAACCGCTCTATTATTCTCCGTTTTTTGAC encodes:
- a CDS encoding mRNA surveillance protein pelota; the protein is MQIHDRTSLDGNREQITLVPESLDDLWHLTYLLEPGDSVTGDTTRRIQRADDQMRDTGGEREHMHITLDVEDVEFHRFANRVRVGGIITDCSREDQLGLHHTVNVEEREKISIAKVWKRDQLDRLDDAVEATENPDVVIATVEEGQAHIHTVAQYGADEYTSFSGTTGKGEYAGGRTELFDQLGSALSHLDVDAIILAGPGFTKQDAYDHIAENYSDLTDLITQVDVSAVGDRGVHEVLKRGAVAEVQEETRIGEEAELIDELMRRMAEGAKAAYGIEEVAKAADFGAVERLLVLDERLRKERGALGEDEAGGEWAIDVNEVITDVERKGGDVTVFSHEFAPGEQLSNLGGIAALLRYRLE
- a CDS encoding DUF4013 domain-containing protein; amino-acid sequence: MLEDALSYPTKGDNGLARLLIGGALMLFSLFIIPGLIAMGYVIETLAAVSRGEEELPAFEDWGNLLMLGLKSFVVNLAYTIVPTLIIIVSIVVGLSGAGSTDTSGLGAGLGIVSLVGVLVGFLLSLPIAYIIPAAYTNLGRTGKMGSAFDFGTLKPVVTTKKYFFGALFSFFILMAVGVVFSIVSIFTFGLGYVFYPFAMFWVYLAGSYMFGLAFKETTQSQQNQPPETNASFTN